From one Rhizobium sp. CIAT894 genomic stretch:
- a CDS encoding FAD-dependent oxidoreductase, producing MTDRLVIIGAGQAGFALAAKLRALKDTRPITLIGAEDVAPYQRPPLSKKYLLGEMAFDRLLFRDQHWYGDNDVDLRLSTWAEQIKPDSKQVLLQDGSVLDYGTLALATGSTPRRLPAAIGGDLDGVYVARDKRDADLLADEMRPGRRVLIIGGGYIGLEAAAVARYRGLEVTVIEMADRILQRVAAKETADIMRGIHESHDVVIREKTGLKHLVGKDGRVTGAALSDGSVIDIDFAVVGIGVVPNDQLAKEAGLDVANGIVVDEFARTSDPAIFAAGDCAALPWQGGRIRLESVQNAVDQAEAAAAVIAGGSEPYDPKPWFWSDQYDVKLQIAGFNLGYDETLLRPGAREGAHSVWYFRQGLLIAVDAINDAKAYVTGKKLLESGINPDRAILADPSADLKSLLG from the coding sequence GTGACGGATAGACTGGTGATCATCGGCGCGGGGCAGGCTGGTTTCGCATTGGCGGCCAAGCTGCGGGCGTTGAAGGATACGCGCCCGATCACTCTTATCGGCGCCGAAGACGTGGCCCCTTATCAGCGCCCGCCGCTTTCGAAGAAATACCTGCTCGGCGAAATGGCCTTCGACCGTTTGCTGTTCCGCGACCAGCACTGGTATGGCGACAATGATGTCGACCTTCGCCTTTCCACATGGGCCGAGCAGATCAAGCCGGACAGCAAGCAGGTTCTGCTGCAGGACGGCTCCGTTCTCGACTATGGTACGCTGGCGCTCGCCACCGGCTCGACGCCGCGCCGGCTGCCGGCCGCAATCGGCGGCGATCTCGACGGCGTTTATGTCGCCCGCGACAAGCGCGATGCCGATCTTCTCGCTGACGAAATGCGCCCCGGTCGCCGCGTCCTCATCATCGGCGGCGGTTATATCGGCCTCGAGGCGGCAGCCGTCGCCCGCTACCGCGGCCTTGAGGTCACCGTCATCGAGATGGCCGACCGCATCCTGCAGCGCGTCGCGGCGAAGGAAACCGCCGACATCATGCGCGGAATCCATGAGTCCCACGACGTGGTGATCCGCGAGAAAACCGGACTCAAGCATCTGGTCGGCAAGGATGGCCGCGTCACCGGCGCCGCACTTTCCGACGGATCGGTCATCGACATCGACTTTGCCGTCGTCGGCATCGGCGTCGTGCCGAATGACCAGCTCGCCAAGGAAGCCGGCCTCGACGTCGCCAACGGCATTGTCGTCGACGAATTCGCCCGCACCTCCGATCCGGCGATCTTTGCCGCCGGCGATTGCGCGGCCCTTCCCTGGCAGGGTGGCCGCATCAGGCTCGAATCGGTGCAGAACGCCGTCGACCAGGCCGAAGCGGCGGCAGCCGTCATCGCCGGCGGCAGCGAGCCCTATGATCCGAAGCCGTGGTTCTGGTCCGATCAGTATGATGTCAAGCTGCAGATCGCCGGCTTCAATCTCGGTTATGACGAAACGCTGCTGCGCCCCGGCGCCCGCGAAGGCGCCCATTCGGTCTGGTATTTCCGGCAAGGCCTGCTGATCGCCGTCGACGCGATCAACGACGCGAAGGCCTATGTGACCGGCAAGAAGCTGCTGGAATCCGGAATCAACCCCGACAGAGCGATTCTCGCCGACCCCTCTGCCGACCTCAAAAGCCTGCTCGGCTGA
- a CDS encoding lytic transglycosylase domain-containing protein, which yields MKKAVLILSAFGFIAAAWGSVASPLPGESTPVPGVKPLGFVPETAMPESITTGAIPRNPAVAPVNSDLKAGLDALSDKNPQLALSIRDSMPNGTLDRHILTWAIAVSGLKGVPSYEIASASQELKSWPGLSRLRAYSERALYDENPAPSAVLAAFGDTAPETMQGAVILGRALVASGRQTQAAKYIRKVWRGEALDKATEDKILIEFSALLTPADHKARMDYLMYRGRVAQAKRFGDMGEAQSLYKAWAAVDAKAGNAGALLNAVDAKWRGDPGLLFARIEYLRKQDKYAEAAALLEQMPPERSELVNSGEWWNEQRIVSRGLVDQGQFKPAYRIVANYAATSPTDIVEAEFHAGWYALRGLQDPTTAEKHFRKILQTSNGPISVSRAWYWLGRAAEAGGPGESGEFYAKAATFPGTFYGQLAAERLGRKTLNVTYPAPSTADRQRFQAREAVQAIARLEAAGHGWRADILYLALADQLQSPGELAVLAAQAEQSGDHHLSLQIGKIAYGRGIDVAALAFPVGVIPANANISGSGKALAYAIARQESAFNPAAVSAANARGLLQLLPGTAQAVAKRHNIAYSKDKLTADAGYNATLGAHYLGEQIDAFGGSYILTFIAYNAGPKRVPEWIGRYGDPRGRSIDDIVDWIERIPFPETRNYVQRVMENYEVYKARLGQPTDIERDLIGGRSAS from the coding sequence ATGAAGAAAGCTGTCCTGATTCTGTCCGCCTTTGGCTTTATTGCCGCCGCGTGGGGCAGTGTAGCGTCGCCGCTTCCGGGCGAGAGCACGCCCGTGCCCGGCGTCAAGCCGCTCGGCTTCGTTCCCGAAACAGCCATGCCGGAATCGATCACAACAGGCGCCATTCCGCGCAATCCGGCCGTCGCGCCTGTCAACAGCGACCTGAAAGCCGGCCTCGACGCACTGTCCGACAAGAACCCGCAACTGGCGCTGTCGATCCGCGACAGCATGCCCAACGGCACGCTCGACCGCCATATCCTGACCTGGGCGATCGCAGTTTCCGGATTGAAGGGCGTTCCCTCCTATGAAATCGCCAGTGCTTCGCAGGAGCTCAAGAGCTGGCCGGGCCTTTCGCGGCTGCGCGCCTATTCCGAACGCGCGCTCTATGACGAAAACCCCGCCCCATCAGCCGTGCTCGCCGCCTTCGGCGATACCGCGCCGGAGACGATGCAGGGCGCCGTCATCCTCGGCCGGGCGCTGGTTGCCTCAGGCAGGCAAACGCAGGCGGCAAAATATATTCGCAAGGTCTGGCGCGGGGAGGCTCTCGACAAGGCAACCGAGGACAAGATCCTCATCGAATTCTCAGCGCTGTTGACGCCGGCCGATCACAAGGCGCGGATGGACTATCTGATGTATCGCGGCCGCGTGGCGCAGGCCAAGCGCTTCGGCGACATGGGTGAGGCGCAGTCGCTCTACAAGGCCTGGGCCGCCGTCGACGCCAAGGCCGGCAATGCCGGCGCTCTGCTCAACGCTGTCGATGCAAAATGGCGCGGCGATCCCGGATTGCTGTTTGCGCGGATCGAATATCTGCGCAAGCAGGACAAATATGCCGAGGCGGCAGCGCTTTTGGAGCAAATGCCGCCCGAGCGCAGCGAACTCGTCAACTCCGGCGAGTGGTGGAACGAGCAGCGTATCGTCAGCCGTGGTCTGGTCGACCAGGGACAGTTCAAGCCTGCCTATCGCATCGTCGCCAATTACGCCGCAACGAGCCCGACGGATATCGTCGAGGCCGAATTCCATGCCGGATGGTACGCGCTTCGCGGCCTTCAGGATCCGACAACCGCGGAAAAACACTTCCGCAAGATCCTCCAGACATCAAACGGGCCGATCTCGGTTTCCCGCGCCTGGTATTGGCTGGGACGAGCGGCAGAAGCCGGAGGTCCAGGCGAATCCGGCGAATTCTATGCGAAGGCTGCGACCTTCCCCGGCACCTTCTATGGCCAGCTCGCGGCCGAACGGCTGGGCCGAAAGACGCTGAACGTTACCTATCCCGCGCCGAGCACGGCCGACCGGCAACGCTTCCAGGCCCGCGAAGCCGTGCAGGCAATCGCCCGGCTGGAGGCGGCCGGCCATGGATGGCGGGCCGACATTCTCTATCTCGCGCTCGCCGACCAACTGCAGAGCCCCGGTGAACTGGCCGTGCTTGCGGCACAGGCCGAGCAATCCGGCGATCATCATCTGTCGCTGCAGATCGGAAAGATCGCCTATGGACGCGGCATCGATGTCGCAGCGCTCGCCTTTCCGGTCGGCGTCATCCCGGCGAATGCCAATATCTCCGGCTCCGGCAAGGCACTTGCCTATGCCATCGCCCGGCAGGAGAGCGCCTTCAACCCGGCCGCCGTTTCCGCGGCGAATGCGCGGGGATTGCTGCAGCTTCTGCCGGGGACGGCCCAGGCGGTGGCCAAGCGCCACAACATCGCCTACTCGAAAGACAAGCTGACGGCCGACGCCGGTTATAACGCCACGCTCGGCGCTCATTATCTCGGCGAGCAGATCGACGCGTTCGGCGGCTCCTATATCCTCACCTTCATCGCCTATAATGCCGGGCCGAAGCGGGTACCGGAATGGATCGGCCGGTACGGCGATCCGCGTGGCAGATCGATCGACGACATCGTCGACTGGATCGAGCGCATCCCCTTCCCCGAAACGCGGAATTACGTCCAGCGGGTGATGGAGAATTACGAAGTGTACAAGGCTCGCCTCGGCCAGCCGACCGACATCGAGCGCGACCTCATCGGTGGACGCAGCGCGTCCTGA
- the dapA gene encoding 4-hydroxy-tetrahydrodipicolinate synthase, translating to MFNGSIPALVTPFTDSGLIDEDSFAAHVDWQIKEGSGGLVPVGTTGESPTLSHAEHKRVVELCIEVAAKRVPVMAGAGSNNTGEAIELAQHAEKVGADAVLVVTPYYNKPTQKGLIAHFSAIAEAVDLPIYIYNIPGRSVVDMTPETMGALARAHRNIVGVKDATGKIERVSEQRITCGKDFRQLSGEDATALGFNAHGGVGCISVTANVAPRLCADFQAATLKGDYASALEYQDRLMPLHKAIFLEPGLCGAKYGLSRLGRMSRNVRSPLLSTLEPATEAAIDAALRHAGLLN from the coding sequence ATGTTCAATGGGTCCATTCCCGCCCTCGTCACCCCCTTCACGGATAGCGGACTGATCGACGAAGACAGCTTCGCTGCGCATGTCGACTGGCAGATCAAGGAAGGCAGCGGCGGTCTCGTTCCGGTCGGCACCACGGGCGAATCCCCGACGCTGTCGCATGCCGAGCACAAGCGGGTCGTGGAACTGTGCATCGAGGTCGCCGCAAAACGCGTTCCCGTTATGGCCGGCGCCGGCTCGAACAATACAGGTGAGGCGATCGAGCTTGCCCAGCATGCCGAAAAAGTGGGCGCCGACGCCGTTCTGGTCGTCACTCCCTATTACAACAAGCCGACGCAGAAGGGCTTGATCGCGCATTTTTCGGCGATTGCCGAGGCCGTCGATCTGCCGATCTATATCTACAATATCCCCGGCCGCTCGGTGGTCGACATGACCCCGGAAACGATGGGCGCGCTCGCCAGGGCGCATCGGAATATCGTCGGGGTCAAGGATGCCACGGGCAAGATCGAGCGCGTCTCCGAACAGCGCATCACCTGCGGCAAGGATTTCCGGCAATTATCCGGCGAGGACGCGACGGCGCTCGGCTTCAACGCCCATGGCGGCGTCGGCTGTATTTCGGTCACGGCCAATGTCGCCCCGCGCCTTTGCGCCGATTTCCAGGCGGCGACGCTGAAAGGCGACTATGCCAGCGCGCTGGAATATCAGGATCGGCTGATGCCGCTCCACAAGGCGATCTTCCTGGAACCGGGTCTTTGCGGCGCCAAGTACGGCCTCTCCAGGCTTGGCCGCATGAGCCGCAACGTCCGTTCGCCGCTGCTGTCGACGCTGGAGCCGGCAACGGAAGCGGCGATCGACGCCGCCCTGCGCCATGCGGGCCTGCTGAACTGA
- the rpoZ gene encoding DNA-directed RNA polymerase subunit omega, which translates to MARVTVEDCIDKVENRFELVLLASHRARLISQGASITIDRDNDKNPVVALREIADETLSPDDLKEDLIHSLQKHVEVDEPEPDPASMIAAGGVAAADSEEQDDLPETITFDQMSEEELLAGIEGLVPPEKSDDY; encoded by the coding sequence ATGGCCCGTGTCACAGTTGAAGATTGCATCGACAAGGTGGAGAACCGCTTCGAGCTGGTTCTGCTCGCCAGCCACCGCGCCCGGCTGATTTCCCAGGGTGCCTCGATCACCATCGATCGCGACAACGACAAGAACCCGGTCGTGGCGCTGCGCGAAATCGCCGACGAGACGCTTTCGCCCGATGACCTCAAGGAAGATCTGATCCATTCGCTGCAGAAGCATGTCGAAGTCGACGAGCCCGAGCCCGATCCGGCAAGCATGATCGCCGCCGGCGGTGTTGCCGCAGCCGACAGCGAAGAGCAGGACGACCTGCCGGAAACGATCACTTTCGACCAGATGTCGGAAGAAGAGCTGCTTGCCGGCATCGAAGGCCTGGTGCCGCCGGAAAAGAGCGACGACTACTAA
- the smpB gene encoding SsrA-binding protein SmpB, which yields MAPKGSQRVVNKVVAENRKARFNYEIIDTYEAGLVLMGTEVKSLREGKANIAESYASDEDGEIWLINSYLPEYLQANRFNHEPRRRRKLLLSGREIHRLRSAVNREGMTLIPLKIYFNDRGRAKMELALAKGKKLHDKRESEKERDWNRQKSRLLKDNG from the coding sequence ATGGCCCCCAAAGGCAGCCAGCGTGTGGTGAACAAGGTCGTGGCCGAAAACCGCAAGGCCCGCTTCAACTACGAGATCATCGATACCTATGAGGCGGGCCTGGTGCTGATGGGCACCGAGGTCAAGTCGTTGCGCGAGGGCAAAGCCAATATCGCCGAATCCTATGCGTCGGATGAGGACGGCGAAATCTGGCTGATCAATTCCTACCTGCCGGAATATCTGCAGGCCAACCGCTTCAATCACGAACCGCGCCGCCGCCGCAAGCTGCTGCTGTCGGGCCGTGAGATCCATCGCTTGCGCTCTGCCGTCAACCGCGAGGGCATGACGCTGATCCCGCTGAAGATCTATTTCAACGACCGCGGCCGGGCGAAGATGGAGCTGGCGCTCGCCAAGGGCAAGAAATTGCACGACAAGCGCGAGTCGGAGAAGGAACGCGATTGGAACCGGCAGAAGAGCCGCCTGCTGAAGGATAATGGCTAA
- a CDS encoding alpha/beta hydrolase: MPDTYASGFQERFYTSSDGLKLYACDYSPSEAATAGRLPVVCLPGLTRNTRDFHSLALLLSQDITAPRRVIALDSRGRGNSAWDENKANYNLAIEAGDVIAACQALGIERAVFIGTSRGGLILHLIAATRPDLLEAVILNDIGPVIEARGLALIRDYLNGGRRPADWREAVDMLQENHGGSFTALSKQDWREMALALYRDVGGRPAADFDPAIAEALKSIDFSQPLPNLWEQFEKLSQLPLMLIRGENTSLLSQETVNEMARRHSNLILHAAEGQGHAPLLHLGNIPAAIRAFLASSR; this comes from the coding sequence ATGCCGGATACTTACGCAAGCGGTTTCCAGGAACGATTTTATACGTCTTCCGATGGACTGAAGCTTTATGCCTGCGACTATAGCCCGAGTGAGGCGGCAACTGCAGGACGGCTGCCGGTCGTCTGCCTGCCCGGCCTGACCCGCAATACGCGGGATTTTCATTCGCTGGCGCTGCTTCTCTCCCAAGACATAACAGCACCGCGCAGGGTGATCGCGCTCGATTCGCGCGGGCGGGGAAACTCGGCATGGGATGAGAACAAGGCAAACTACAATCTCGCCATCGAGGCCGGCGACGTCATTGCCGCCTGCCAGGCGCTCGGCATCGAGCGGGCTGTCTTCATCGGCACCTCCCGGGGCGGGCTGATCCTGCACCTGATCGCGGCGACACGGCCGGATCTTCTCGAAGCCGTGATCCTCAATGATATCGGACCCGTGATCGAAGCCAGGGGGCTGGCGCTGATCCGCGACTACCTCAACGGCGGCAGAAGGCCGGCGGACTGGCGCGAGGCGGTCGATATGCTGCAGGAAAATCATGGCGGGTCGTTTACCGCGCTTTCGAAGCAAGACTGGCGCGAGATGGCGCTTGCCCTCTATCGAGATGTCGGCGGAAGACCGGCGGCCGATTTTGACCCGGCGATCGCCGAAGCGCTGAAATCGATCGATTTCAGCCAGCCGCTGCCCAATCTCTGGGAGCAGTTCGAGAAGCTGAGCCAGTTGCCGCTGATGCTGATCCGCGGTGAAAATACGTCGCTGCTGTCTCAGGAAACCGTCAACGAAATGGCACGGCGGCATTCGAACTTAATCCTTCATGCTGCCGAAGGACAAGGACACGCGCCGCTGCTGCATCTCGGCAATATCCCCGCGGCGATTCGAGCCTTTCTCGCCTCTAGCCGATAA
- a CDS encoding porin, translating to MNIKSLLLGSAAALAVVSGAQAADAIVAAEPEPVEYVRVCDAYGTGYFYIPGTETCLKIEGYIRFQVDIGDQPLNGSASNDSDWDAKTRGQVQFTAKSDTEYGPLTGVIVMQFNADNASDQSAALDSAYLDIAGFRAGLFYSWWDDGLSGETDDIGSPVTLHNSLRYQYETGDFYAGISVDELEDSPFYDGETANNWGVAVGLGGKAGAFSYQITAGYDTDNEEGAVRAMGTVDVGPGTLGLAAVYSTNPNAYYNAAEWAVAAEYAIKATDKLKITPGVQYYSNYGVSGSDFADGDAWKVGLTVDYQIVDNFYAKASVQYLDPEDSDDSTTGYFRLQRSF from the coding sequence ATGAACATCAAGAGCCTTCTTCTCGGCTCCGCTGCTGCTCTCGCAGTAGTTTCCGGTGCTCAGGCTGCTGACGCTATCGTTGCTGCCGAGCCGGAACCGGTTGAATATGTTCGCGTCTGCGACGCTTACGGCACCGGCTACTTCTACATCCCGGGCACCGAAACCTGCCTCAAGATCGAAGGCTACATCCGTTTCCAGGTCGACATTGGTGATCAGCCGCTCAACGGCTCGGCCAGCAACGACTCGGATTGGGATGCCAAGACCCGCGGTCAGGTTCAGTTCACGGCCAAGAGCGACACCGAGTATGGTCCGCTGACCGGCGTCATCGTCATGCAGTTCAATGCTGACAACGCTAGTGACCAGAGCGCCGCCCTCGACTCCGCTTACCTCGACATCGCCGGCTTCCGCGCTGGTCTGTTCTACAGCTGGTGGGACGACGGCCTCTCCGGCGAAACCGACGACATCGGCTCGCCGGTCACGCTGCACAACTCGCTGCGTTATCAGTATGAAACCGGCGACTTCTACGCTGGTATCAGCGTCGACGAACTGGAAGACAGCCCGTTCTATGATGGCGAAACCGCCAACAACTGGGGCGTTGCTGTTGGTCTCGGCGGCAAGGCTGGCGCATTCAGCTACCAGATCACTGCCGGTTACGACACCGACAACGAAGAAGGCGCTGTTCGCGCAATGGGTACGGTTGACGTTGGTCCGGGCACGCTCGGCCTCGCCGCTGTCTACTCCACGAACCCGAATGCTTACTACAACGCGGCTGAATGGGCTGTCGCTGCCGAATACGCTATCAAGGCAACCGACAAGCTCAAGATCACCCCTGGTGTTCAGTACTACAGCAACTACGGCGTTAGCGGCAGCGACTTCGCCGATGGCGATGCTTGGAAGGTCGGTCTGACGGTTGATTACCAGATCGTCGACAACTTCTACGCCAAGGCTTCGGTTCAGTACCTCGATCCGGAAGACTCTGACGACTCCACGACGGGCTACTTCCGCCTGCAGCGTTCGTTCTAA
- a CDS encoding Gfo/Idh/MocA family oxidoreductase yields the protein MKPLGIGLIGTGYMGKCHALAWNAVKTVFGDVERPRLVHLAEANAALAEARASEFGFEKATADWRALIADSEVDVVSVTTPNQFHPEMAIAALQAGKHVWCEKPMAPAYADAERMLETARGSGKVAALGYNYIQNPVMRHIKTLVGEGAIGTVNHIRVEMDEDFMADPDVFFYWKSELAAGYGALDDFAVHPLSLLWYLFGHVEAVITDMVRPYADRPLNEGGRRAVENHDGANVLMRLGGGISAVLMANRAAWGRKGRIALQIYGSKGSIVYDQERMNEFELYQAEGRGSEQGFRKILAAPAHRPYDRFIPAPGHGLGFNDLKIIECRELIRAISGEPSSIVTFKDGLRIEKSVHAMAQSFHERRWIEIG from the coding sequence ATGAAGCCACTCGGCATCGGTTTGATCGGCACCGGTTATATGGGCAAGTGCCATGCGCTGGCATGGAATGCAGTGAAGACTGTGTTCGGCGATGTCGAGCGTCCGCGTCTCGTCCATCTTGCCGAGGCCAATGCCGCGCTTGCCGAAGCGCGCGCCTCCGAATTCGGCTTCGAGAAGGCAACCGCCGACTGGCGGGCGCTGATCGCCGACTCGGAGGTCGATGTCGTCTCCGTCACCACGCCCAATCAGTTCCACCCCGAAATGGCGATCGCAGCGCTTCAAGCCGGCAAACATGTCTGGTGCGAAAAGCCGATGGCGCCGGCCTATGCCGATGCCGAGCGCATGCTGGAAACGGCGAGGGGTTCCGGCAAGGTGGCCGCTCTCGGTTATAATTACATCCAGAATCCCGTGATGCGGCACATCAAGACGCTTGTTGGCGAGGGCGCCATCGGCACGGTCAATCATATCCGCGTCGAGATGGACGAGGATTTCATGGCCGATCCCGATGTCTTCTTTTACTGGAAGAGCGAGCTTGCCGCCGGTTATGGCGCGCTCGACGATTTCGCCGTGCATCCGCTGTCGCTGCTCTGGTATCTGTTCGGCCACGTCGAGGCTGTCATTACAGACATGGTCAGGCCCTATGCCGACCGCCCGCTCAACGAAGGTGGCCGCCGCGCCGTCGAAAACCACGATGGCGCCAATGTGCTGATGCGGCTTGGCGGCGGCATCTCCGCCGTCTTGATGGCGAATCGCGCCGCCTGGGGCCGCAAAGGCCGCATCGCCCTGCAGATTTACGGTTCGAAGGGCTCGATCGTCTACGACCAGGAGCGGATGAACGAATTCGAACTTTATCAGGCCGAGGGTCGCGGTTCCGAACAGGGCTTCCGCAAGATACTGGCGGCACCCGCCCATCGGCCTTATGATCGCTTCATCCCGGCGCCCGGCCACGGCCTCGGCTTCAACGATCTGAAGATCATCGAATGCCGCGAGCTGATCCGGGCAATATCGGGCGAGCCGTCGTCGATCGTGACATTTAAAGACGGTCTCAGGATAGAGAAGTCGGTGCATGCCATGGCACAGTCCTTCCACGAGCGTCGCTGGATCGAGATCGGCTGA
- a CDS encoding NYN domain-containing protein has translation MFDPREKIALFIDGANLYAASKSLGFDIDYRKLLKAFQKRGYLLRAYYYTALIEDQEYSSIRPLIDWLDYNGYKVVTKPAKEFTDSMGRRKIKGNMDIELAIDAMEQSETVDHLVIFSGDGDFTNLVEALQRRGRKVSVISTMATQPPMIADDLRRQADHFIDLLSLKAEIGRDPAERAPRQAEVAPASDFED, from the coding sequence ATGTTTGACCCACGCGAAAAAATTGCACTCTTCATTGACGGCGCCAACCTCTACGCTGCATCCAAGAGCCTCGGCTTCGACATCGATTACCGCAAGCTCTTGAAAGCATTTCAGAAACGCGGCTATCTCCTGCGCGCCTACTATTATACGGCTCTGATCGAGGATCAGGAATATTCGTCAATCCGGCCTTTGATCGATTGGCTCGACTATAACGGCTACAAGGTCGTCACCAAGCCCGCCAAGGAATTCACAGATTCCATGGGCCGCCGAAAGATCAAGGGCAACATGGACATCGAGCTTGCGATCGACGCCATGGAACAATCGGAAACGGTCGATCATCTCGTGATCTTCTCCGGCGACGGCGACTTCACCAACCTCGTCGAGGCGCTGCAGCGCAGGGGCCGCAAGGTCTCGGTGATCTCGACCATGGCGACCCAGCCGCCGATGATCGCCGACGACCTGCGCCGCCAGGCCGATCATTTCATCGATCTCTTGTCGTTGAAGGCTGAAATCGGTCGCGATCCCGCAGAGCGCGCCCCACGCCAGGCCGAAGTCGCCCCCGCGAGCGACTTCGAGGACTGA